The following coding sequences lie in one Planococcus lenghuensis genomic window:
- a CDS encoding SIS domain-containing protein, translated as MLEVYFNKVKEILQSVEEHETEKMAEAAGKVAASILNGGIIQLFGCGHSHLLTEEVFYRAGGLVPVKPILIEPLMLHEGALTSSRLERQNGYAADFLTEQDFRDGDVVFVVSTSGRNPVPVDVALKAREKGAFIIALTSMNYAKSQASRHIDDRYLYDSADLVIDNHSLAGDAVLHSANVDVPFGPTSTVIGAAIVNAIFSEAIQLMADQGFQPPVFLSGNLDGADEHNKRLIEKYRDRISLLS; from the coding sequence ATGCTCGAGGTGTACTTCAATAAAGTGAAAGAGATTCTCCAGTCTGTCGAGGAGCATGAAACAGAAAAGATGGCAGAGGCAGCCGGGAAAGTGGCAGCATCCATCCTAAACGGCGGGATTATTCAATTATTCGGCTGTGGACATTCCCATCTCCTTACCGAAGAAGTTTTTTACCGGGCAGGCGGACTGGTTCCGGTCAAACCCATATTGATCGAACCGCTGATGCTCCATGAAGGCGCATTGACATCTTCCCGGTTGGAGCGGCAGAACGGTTATGCGGCAGATTTCCTCACTGAACAGGATTTTCGGGACGGCGATGTCGTATTTGTAGTATCCACTTCAGGCCGTAACCCGGTGCCGGTCGACGTGGCGCTGAAGGCCCGTGAAAAAGGCGCGTTTATCATCGCCCTGACGTCGATGAATTATGCGAAGAGCCAAGCGTCCCGACATATCGATGACCGTTACTTGTATGATTCAGCAGACCTTGTAATCGATAACCATTCTTTGGCAGGGGATGCGGTCCTGCATTCCGCAAACGTCGATGTTCCATTCGGTCCGACTTCCACGGTAATCGGTGCGGCGATCGTGAACGCCATTTTTAGCGAAGCGATTCAGCTAATGGCGGATCAGGGATTCCAACCGCCTGTTTTTCTCAGCGGGAATCTCGACGGCGCCGATGAACACAACAAGCGGTTGATCGAAAAATATCGGGATCGGATCAGTTTATTGTCTTAG
- a CDS encoding MFS transporter — protein sequence MNKTPEVKAHVLKNRPFAFLWIGQSISLFGLAIYATCLPFLVFHAGGGAVELGFAHSFFIIPQLVFLLISGVFVDRWPRKIILLICDVIRGMAVAGITLLLVMGSLKLPHVYALTGLLGLISTFYRPAVRGIIPQLVAKNQLISANSLRSISQQLSEMIGPVVAGALVVNIGLYAAYGINTATFLLSALLVSAVAVSQARKRIAVDENDKTSFWNDFRDGWLALKKREWLGASILIGSLSNIGIASFDVIILPVFANEFYAGVLTYSWVLSSMAVGALVCAVIIGKIDRMAHRGILYYAFMSLSGIGILLLSFKPELWLLLLLTAMIGFSLTAFIIIWDSASLTAFIIIWDSAIQELVEEDVLGRITSFQMFGGLVLLPVSYWIFGLIIENFGTTSSMAISGISIVLVSVAGLTNRKIRNLN from the coding sequence ATGAACAAAACGCCTGAAGTAAAAGCTCACGTATTGAAAAACCGACCCTTTGCCTTTTTGTGGATCGGGCAGAGCATCTCCCTTTTTGGGCTGGCCATTTATGCGACCTGTCTGCCATTTCTTGTGTTTCATGCTGGTGGAGGCGCCGTTGAATTAGGGTTCGCGCATAGTTTCTTTATCATTCCACAGCTTGTTTTCCTGTTAATAAGCGGTGTGTTCGTCGACCGCTGGCCAAGAAAAATCATCCTGCTGATTTGTGATGTGATAAGAGGAATGGCAGTGGCGGGGATTACATTACTGCTTGTGATGGGCTCCCTTAAGTTACCTCATGTTTATGCTTTAACAGGGTTGCTTGGACTCATCAGCACCTTCTACCGCCCTGCGGTTCGGGGCATCATTCCGCAGCTAGTGGCAAAGAATCAATTGATATCTGCCAATTCCCTGCGTTCCATTTCCCAGCAACTAAGCGAAATGATCGGTCCCGTCGTAGCAGGCGCACTTGTCGTGAATATCGGCTTGTATGCAGCGTACGGCATCAACACCGCCACGTTCTTATTATCTGCCTTGCTCGTTTCGGCAGTGGCGGTAAGCCAGGCCAGAAAGCGTATAGCGGTCGACGAGAACGATAAAACCTCTTTCTGGAACGATTTCCGAGATGGCTGGCTGGCACTGAAGAAACGGGAGTGGCTGGGGGCAAGCATCCTTATTGGCTCCTTATCCAATATTGGCATTGCTTCCTTTGATGTGATCATTCTTCCAGTCTTCGCAAACGAGTTCTATGCGGGCGTACTGACATACAGCTGGGTGTTGAGTTCGATGGCGGTGGGCGCGTTGGTCTGTGCTGTTATTATCGGGAAAATCGACAGAATGGCCCACCGAGGAATTCTTTATTATGCCTTCATGAGCTTATCAGGCATAGGGATTCTTTTGCTGTCTTTCAAACCCGAACTGTGGCTGCTTCTTCTGCTAACCGCAATGATCGGGTTTAGTTTAACCGCTTTTATCATCATTTGGGACAGCGCCAGTTTAACCGCTTTTATCATCATTTGGGACAGCGCCATCCAGGAGCTTGTGGAAGAAGATGTGCTGGGACGAATCACCAGTTTTCAAATGTTTGGCGGGTTGGTGTTGCTGCCCGTCAGTTATTGGATATTCGGATTGATTATTGAGAACTTCGGCACGACAAGCTCCATGGCGATTTCGGGAATCAGCATCGTATTGGTTTCAGTGGCAGGGTTAACAAATAGGAAAATCCGAAACTTGAATTAG
- a CDS encoding ArdC-like ssDNA-binding domain-containing protein, translating to MSKKLDLTDINKRLEENLEAMLRDNRFQEMLDVMASGHQYSFNNVLMIVSQHPDATMVRGFRQWQELGRHVNKGEKGLDIFVPLFKKIETQKVNQQTGEILRDANGDPQTEIRQSINGFTIGKVFDISQTDGKDIPNVREFVQNDLKSAESLTELYERFIDSVNQNETVPLTIQEEMHDGKGYGGYYNRMTDDIVINTAVSQTVEQKFRVLIHEYAHSQLHHQESDLNELPRGHKEAQAECTAYIVSQYYGFDTSLSSTGYIATWAQDLDLAKQAIQEVQSTSRVMIEQLNSLQQEKINEFYQSINPEKVKEDLESKLGFSFEDKPTLQLADAKNGLVIYGTIEQSERDQHYFLRTNTNRIVPIQEIEERYGVLNVLENNNELVTDYRKVEDVLEVTKLDEGKYAVTLEGGDTSQRTFQKKAEADQFVRKIGLAQSLNTDRFLSKSSHPEKTRLHQVNAQHLNQRLGSVLNEKNLKAEHRAGVTLGWYLVKNPRIQSKAELGKQLEQANGQSAQMARTKEAFQQIGSAVKDKEQELERE from the coding sequence ATGTCTAAGAAGCTGGATCTGACGGATATCAATAAGCGGCTGGAAGAGAACCTGGAAGCCATGCTTCGTGATAACCGGTTCCAGGAAATGCTCGATGTGATGGCCAGCGGACACCAGTATTCGTTCAATAATGTGCTGATGATCGTCTCGCAGCATCCGGACGCCACTATGGTCCGCGGCTTTCGCCAGTGGCAGGAACTCGGCCGCCACGTGAACAAAGGGGAGAAGGGGCTCGATATTTTCGTGCCGCTCTTTAAGAAAATCGAAACGCAGAAGGTCAATCAGCAGACCGGGGAGATCCTGCGGGATGCCAATGGCGATCCACAGACGGAGATCCGGCAGAGCATCAACGGGTTCACGATTGGGAAAGTATTCGATATCTCGCAGACGGACGGAAAAGACATTCCGAATGTCCGGGAATTTGTCCAGAATGACCTCAAGTCTGCCGAATCCCTAACTGAACTGTATGAGCGGTTCATCGATTCAGTGAACCAGAATGAGACCGTTCCGCTTACGATTCAAGAGGAAATGCATGACGGCAAGGGCTACGGCGGCTACTACAATCGGATGACAGATGACATTGTCATCAATACCGCTGTCTCGCAGACCGTGGAGCAAAAGTTCCGGGTGTTGATCCATGAATACGCGCACAGCCAGCTGCATCATCAGGAAAGCGACTTGAACGAGCTGCCGCGCGGGCATAAGGAAGCACAGGCGGAATGCACAGCTTACATCGTCTCACAATATTACGGATTCGATACGTCGCTCTCTTCGACGGGCTATATCGCAACCTGGGCGCAGGATTTGGATTTGGCGAAACAGGCTATTCAGGAAGTGCAATCGACTTCCCGTGTCATGATCGAACAGCTCAATTCCCTGCAGCAGGAAAAGATCAATGAATTTTATCAATCCATCAATCCCGAGAAAGTGAAGGAAGACCTGGAATCGAAGCTCGGCTTCTCGTTTGAGGACAAACCGACCCTGCAGTTGGCGGATGCAAAGAATGGGCTCGTCATCTACGGAACCATCGAGCAAAGCGAGCGGGACCAGCATTACTTCCTCCGGACGAATACGAATCGGATTGTGCCGATTCAGGAAATCGAGGAACGGTACGGGGTCTTGAACGTGCTGGAGAACAACAACGAACTGGTGACGGACTACCGGAAAGTCGAAGATGTACTGGAAGTGACGAAGCTGGACGAAGGGAAGTACGCCGTGACGCTGGAAGGCGGGGACACTTCTCAGCGCACCTTCCAGAAGAAGGCGGAAGCAGACCAGTTCGTCCGGAAAATTGGACTGGCGCAATCACTGAACACCGATCGGTTCCTCTCCAAGTCATCACACCCGGAGAAAACGCGTCTTCACCAAGTGAACGCGCAGCACTTGAATCAGCGGCTGGGGAGTGTCTTGAACGAGAAAAACCTGAAAGCGGAGCACCGAGCAGGGGTTACACTCGGCTGGTATTTGGTGAAAAACCCGCGGATTCAGTCGAAAGCGGAGTTGGGTAAGCAGCTTGAACAGGCAAACGGCCAGTCTGCCCAAATGGCCCGCACAAAAGAGGCGTTCCAACAGATCGGTTCTGCAGTGAAGGATAAAGAGCAGGAATTGGAACGGGAATAA
- the lepB gene encoding signal peptidase I produces the protein MKMKLSLATALYSLLLLAGCTDGASEPGAESESEVAASEAITDLDTEPVVPIVTDVTADMVVYDYRYDSMDRGNYDYYEKEVVIDPSYYEENEFARGDVIAYKDSIDGSFTLTRIVGLPGEKVKIESGQIYVNGKQLDTFYGRYHRRGSDLEELKNMLAEGEYGFMQSKENIEANVSIAEKTDVEEVTVPEDHFYVIGDDWFRTQFRGLLSPEQIVGKVLGYDS, from the coding sequence ATGAAAATGAAACTGTCACTGGCAACGGCGCTGTACTCCTTGTTGTTATTGGCTGGTTGCACTGATGGAGCTTCAGAACCTGGGGCTGAATCAGAGAGTGAAGTAGCTGCGAGCGAGGCGATTACAGACCTTGATACGGAACCTGTCGTTCCAATTGTGACAGATGTGACTGCTGACATGGTGGTTTACGATTACAGGTATGATTCGATGGATCGGGGTAATTATGATTACTATGAAAAAGAAGTGGTTATTGATCCGAGTTACTATGAGGAAAATGAGTTTGCTAGAGGAGATGTCATTGCATACAAGGATTCGATCGATGGCTCGTTCACATTGACAAGGATTGTCGGATTACCTGGCGAAAAAGTCAAAATCGAAAGCGGTCAGATTTATGTCAATGGAAAGCAGCTGGATACGTTCTATGGGCGCTACCATCGGAGAGGATCGGATTTGGAAGAACTCAAGAATATGCTAGCAGAAGGCGAGTATGGATTCATGCAATCCAAAGAGAATATAGAGGCTAATGTAAGTATTGCAGAGAAGACGGATGTAGAAGAGGTGACTGTACCTGAGGATCATTTCTATGTCATTGGAGATGACTGGTTTAGAACTCAGTTTAGGGGTCTCCTCTCGCCAGAGCAGATTGTTGGAAAAGTACTTGGATATGATTCTTGA
- the mobQ gene encoding MobQ family relaxase encodes MSYFRLQANIISKKNQSAVASASYRSGEDLYSERDEELKSFKEREVAPVSFILKPDHAPEWALDRERLWNEVERIEKAWNAQLAREVLVALPVDLDEKQQNELVRSFVQDQFVDAGMVADVAIHRDKEHNPHAHILLTVRPFEADGTWGNKKTRQYEYEPNGDIKRDDEGRKIFQTVSATDWNERETLVKWRMQYAEAINTAFKEAGVDKTVSALSFEERGLDKIAQVRLGRNEYQYVKRMEEKGLEAKTFYHELNQEIRKANEQIAQLNHNISFLSSTEKMQNLQLLLHRHTKEITMQLDADYQKSLRFMRGRLKEELSFKNVKNELEGLYRWEERSLEPKQVKGQVTHAILDASHQAYLAGDKTALTNQGFSSDRFHDRFTARLDAFEAQEEALKKNSQTNETVTAHTERTYRVYSLITHNTFNDLYPDLDERHQFNDRTTAYKAAVIEAALSGDWHRVPATEDVETELHLSELEKACTLAEKATESIRIQARVRDKLGAEKAKLVREGQKLDAIYQTSLKLNTAQQLIGRYEEKAQLHDRQLGELIRATFPQANERVLQKLETLPLEMKTDLLNHYRESKLAGDEPSLPDCLQAARKSQEQREAQHEQYRQSQDHPFYRGLPAREQEKGHLPGGTAGIDLMDELVRQSAQPNPRTKETGRMDKLNRKGKNTRMRRYLGLEIEL; translated from the coding sequence GTGAGCTACTTCCGCCTGCAGGCCAACATCATCAGCAAGAAAAACCAATCCGCAGTAGCGAGTGCAAGCTACCGCAGCGGGGAAGATTTGTACTCGGAACGGGATGAAGAGCTGAAGTCGTTTAAAGAGCGGGAAGTAGCGCCTGTCTCTTTCATCCTGAAGCCCGATCATGCGCCGGAGTGGGCGCTCGATCGGGAACGGTTATGGAATGAAGTCGAACGAATCGAGAAAGCATGGAACGCGCAGCTGGCCCGTGAAGTGCTCGTGGCGCTGCCGGTCGATCTAGATGAAAAGCAGCAAAACGAACTCGTCCGTTCTTTCGTCCAGGACCAGTTCGTGGATGCCGGTATGGTAGCGGACGTCGCGATTCACCGGGACAAAGAACACAATCCGCACGCGCATATCTTGCTGACGGTCCGGCCATTTGAAGCGGATGGAACATGGGGCAATAAAAAAACACGTCAGTATGAATACGAACCGAACGGCGACATTAAACGGGATGACGAGGGCCGGAAAATCTTCCAGACCGTTTCGGCGACCGACTGGAACGAACGGGAAACCCTCGTGAAGTGGCGCATGCAATATGCGGAAGCGATCAACACGGCTTTTAAGGAAGCTGGCGTTGACAAGACGGTTTCTGCCTTGTCGTTCGAAGAGCGGGGGCTTGATAAAATTGCGCAAGTCCGGCTTGGCCGGAACGAGTACCAGTACGTCAAGCGGATGGAAGAGAAGGGGCTGGAAGCGAAGACCTTCTATCATGAACTGAATCAGGAAATCCGGAAAGCGAATGAACAGATTGCCCAGCTGAACCACAACATTTCCTTCCTCTCCTCAACAGAAAAAATGCAGAATCTGCAGCTCCTCCTTCACCGGCATACGAAAGAGATCACGATGCAGCTGGATGCCGATTATCAAAAGAGCCTGCGCTTTATGAGAGGGCGTTTAAAAGAAGAGCTATCCTTCAAGAACGTGAAAAACGAACTCGAAGGCTTGTACCGCTGGGAGGAACGATCGCTTGAACCAAAACAAGTGAAAGGGCAAGTGACGCACGCGATACTGGACGCATCCCATCAGGCGTATCTCGCAGGGGATAAAACGGCATTGACGAACCAGGGCTTTTCATCCGACCGGTTTCATGACCGGTTCACTGCCCGGCTTGATGCGTTCGAAGCACAGGAAGAAGCACTTAAAAAGAACAGCCAAACCAACGAAACAGTCACCGCACACACGGAGCGAACTTACCGGGTCTACAGCCTGATCACGCATAATACCTTCAATGATCTGTACCCGGATTTGGATGAGCGGCACCAGTTTAATGACCGGACGACTGCTTATAAAGCGGCGGTCATCGAAGCGGCTTTAAGCGGCGATTGGCACCGCGTTCCGGCTACGGAAGATGTAGAGACGGAACTTCACCTGAGCGAGCTGGAAAAGGCATGTACGCTCGCTGAGAAGGCGACCGAAAGCATCCGGATTCAGGCAAGAGTCCGGGATAAACTGGGCGCAGAAAAAGCGAAACTCGTCCGCGAGGGGCAGAAGCTGGACGCCATCTACCAAACTTCTTTAAAGTTAAATACGGCACAGCAGCTGATTGGGCGGTACGAAGAAAAAGCCCAGCTCCACGACCGGCAGCTGGGTGAACTGATCCGTGCAACATTCCCGCAGGCAAATGAGCGCGTCCTTCAAAAACTAGAAACGCTTCCGCTGGAGATGAAGACGGACTTGCTCAATCATTACCGCGAAAGTAAGCTGGCTGGAGACGAGCCTTCATTGCCGGATTGCTTGCAAGCAGCACGGAAGAGCCAGGAGCAGCGAGAAGCCCAACACGAACAGTACCGGCAGTCGCAGGACCATCCGTTCTATCGCGGACTCCCTGCCCGTGAACAGGAAAAAGGGCACTTGCCGGGCGGCACTGCCGGCATCGACTTGATGGACGAACTCGTCCGGCAATCCGCACAGCCGAATCCACGCACCAAAGAAACCGGGCGGATGGACAAATTAAACCGGAAGGGGAAAAACACACGGATGCGGCGCTACCTGGGACTTGAAATTGAACTGTAG
- a CDS encoding VirD4-like conjugal transfer protein, CD1115 family, giving the protein MRNKTLKKGAGLKISIVFLLSLVVGYTIAGLLRFLEEKERLDTLLLDGIGTIEFLFGESGRQSQLLVAMLAILFFVWFLSKMNLFEPKYEDAHGFGVHGSARFTAPREAANGVQFSEQNTFYPKDSEKTMAALENGLIVGRVPNKKQLLIIPKSTKIDNRNVYIVGSSGSGKGQSYVIPNLLNNKEETLIVTDPKGELFDQTAAIKRKQGYRVYQIDFIKFQQDGYNPLDYVFDDQDAQRISLTVAKNSTKDGKEDFFMERAQKMLAGLIVYCKTEIPDASMQDVLDVFNEKVAPDEETFQQWVDSELGQHHPAYQLLKGLTTLGGNTRASVTSSFASQISIFTLQKISQMTRESDFDFREFQEHKSILYVKMPMDENPFTALTSVFFDQLIAQFYRMADENRGKLKIPTIFLLDEFANIGKIEKYGRVLATCRGLGLSMNTIVQDNGQLEAIYGKEMTRSILSNHDTLLYLRSKDMETIKYFSQLAGETTAKIQTGSMSQSGGFMSGKSSASRSQSEQYVKRSLIPEGDLANIDRNDSYLFISGLHPMKLQKAWQSAIFGDYVERHTETHVPVPAAESFSSFRKEQEAQQTEPETEPFASGGTATRVIEEEIDQSALFDLDFDEGEEEAEQFVTEEKPESERSISERLQEKEATDLRTLL; this is encoded by the coding sequence ATGCGGAATAAAACGCTGAAAAAAGGCGCTGGCCTTAAAATCAGTATCGTTTTCCTTCTCTCGTTGGTGGTCGGCTATACCATTGCCGGACTCCTCCGCTTCCTGGAAGAGAAGGAGCGACTCGATACTTTACTTTTGGACGGGATCGGGACAATCGAGTTTCTGTTCGGGGAGAGCGGCCGTCAGTCACAGCTGCTGGTTGCGATGCTGGCCATCCTCTTCTTCGTGTGGTTCCTTTCCAAGATGAATTTATTCGAACCGAAGTATGAAGACGCCCACGGCTTTGGGGTACATGGTTCTGCCCGGTTCACGGCACCCCGCGAAGCGGCCAATGGGGTTCAGTTCTCCGAACAGAATACGTTCTATCCGAAGGATTCGGAGAAAACAATGGCAGCTTTAGAAAATGGGCTGATTGTCGGGCGCGTGCCGAACAAGAAACAGCTCCTGATCATCCCTAAATCAACCAAAATCGATAACCGGAACGTCTACATTGTCGGATCCAGCGGAAGCGGGAAAGGCCAGTCGTATGTGATCCCGAACCTTCTCAATAACAAAGAGGAGACGCTGATTGTGACGGATCCTAAGGGAGAGCTGTTCGATCAGACGGCGGCCATCAAGCGGAAGCAGGGGTACCGGGTCTATCAGATCGACTTCATCAAGTTCCAGCAGGACGGGTATAATCCACTGGATTACGTCTTCGATGATCAGGACGCCCAGCGCATTTCCCTCACCGTGGCCAAGAACTCGACGAAAGACGGGAAAGAAGATTTCTTCATGGAACGGGCCCAGAAGATGCTGGCCGGGCTGATTGTGTACTGCAAGACCGAGATTCCAGATGCGTCCATGCAGGATGTGCTGGATGTCTTCAATGAAAAAGTGGCGCCGGATGAAGAAACTTTCCAGCAGTGGGTGGATTCGGAGTTGGGTCAGCATCATCCAGCGTATCAGCTGCTAAAGGGGCTCACGACACTCGGCGGCAACACACGGGCCAGTGTCACATCTTCCTTTGCTTCTCAGATCAGCATCTTCACCTTGCAGAAAATCAGCCAGATGACCCGAGAAAGCGATTTTGATTTCCGGGAATTCCAGGAACATAAAAGCATCCTGTACGTGAAAATGCCGATGGACGAGAACCCGTTCACCGCCCTCACGTCGGTTTTCTTCGATCAGCTGATTGCCCAGTTTTACCGAATGGCCGACGAGAACAGAGGAAAACTCAAGATCCCGACGATCTTCCTGCTCGACGAGTTCGCGAATATCGGAAAGATCGAGAAATATGGACGCGTGCTGGCCACCTGCCGCGGCTTAGGCTTATCGATGAATACCATTGTGCAGGATAATGGCCAACTCGAAGCGATCTACGGGAAGGAAATGACCCGGTCCATTCTCTCGAACCACGACACGCTCCTGTACCTTCGCAGCAAGGACATGGAGACGATCAAGTACTTCTCACAGCTCGCAGGGGAGACAACGGCTAAGATTCAGACCGGTTCGATGAGCCAGAGCGGCGGGTTCATGAGCGGAAAATCGAGTGCCAGCCGAAGCCAGTCGGAACAGTACGTCAAACGCTCGCTTATTCCGGAAGGCGACCTGGCCAACATCGACCGGAATGACAGCTACCTGTTCATCAGCGGCCTTCACCCCATGAAGCTGCAGAAAGCCTGGCAATCCGCTATCTTCGGTGACTACGTTGAGCGTCACACAGAAACGCACGTGCCAGTGCCGGCTGCAGAAAGTTTCAGTTCCTTTAGAAAAGAACAGGAAGCGCAGCAGACAGAGCCTGAAACGGAACCCTTCGCTTCAGGCGGGACCGCTACTCGCGTCATTGAAGAAGAAATCGACCAGTCGGCCCTGTTCGACCTTGATTTTGATGAAGGGGAGGAAGAAGCGGAACAGTTCGTGACGGAAGAAAAACCGGAATCCGAACGGAGCATTTCCGAGCGGCTGCAGGAAAAGGAAGCGACCGATCTTCGGACGCTGCTATAA
- a CDS encoding GntR family transcriptional regulator, translated as MLDKESPVPVYIQIQEELKRWIEEEKYSVGTAIPPEWELTELFGVSRMTVRHAVTKLVNDGLLQREKGRGTFVAAPKLKVEQPLTGLTGFTEDMQARGLTPSSRLVGFGSVFPELEIAQELHIKTDEKVFQVERVRYADGIPMAIERSYLPVKLLPGLTEDQLQHSLYSLIEQESGLSIDRAVQRMEAALAKKEDAKLLQIESAAAVLKIERVSFLSDDKPFEVVRSIYRADRYTFTVGMHRT; from the coding sequence CCTGTGCCGGTGTACATTCAGATCCAAGAAGAATTGAAACGATGGATTGAGGAGGAAAAGTATTCGGTCGGAACCGCGATTCCGCCTGAATGGGAGCTGACGGAACTTTTCGGGGTCAGCCGGATGACGGTCCGCCATGCTGTCACCAAGCTGGTGAATGATGGCCTGCTGCAGCGGGAAAAAGGGCGAGGGACATTTGTAGCTGCGCCAAAACTGAAGGTTGAGCAGCCGCTCACCGGACTCACCGGTTTTACAGAAGACATGCAAGCCCGGGGACTGACGCCGAGCAGCCGGCTCGTCGGTTTTGGCTCTGTCTTCCCGGAACTGGAGATTGCACAGGAGTTGCACATCAAAACTGATGAGAAGGTGTTTCAGGTTGAACGGGTCCGCTATGCCGATGGTATTCCGATGGCGATCGAACGGTCCTATCTGCCGGTCAAGCTGCTGCCGGGACTGACAGAAGATCAATTGCAGCATTCCTTGTACTCTTTGATTGAGCAGGAGTCGGGATTATCGATTGATCGTGCCGTCCAGCGCATGGAGGCAGCACTTGCGAAAAAAGAGGACGCAAAGCTGTTGCAGATCGAATCGGCTGCCGCAGTGCTCAAAATCGAACGCGTTAGTTTCCTGTCGGATGATAAACCGTTCGAGGTCGTCCGCAGCATCTACCGGGCAGACCGGTACACGTTTACTGTGGGTATGCATCGGACGTGA